ATAGGAAGTTACTTCGGTACATCGGAGACAGGTGGTGCATGGTTGTCGTCAGCTCGTGTCGTGAGATGTTGGGTTAAGTCCCGCAACGAGCGCAACCCTTATTGTTAGTTGCCATCATTAAGTTGGGCACTCTAGCGAGACTGCCGGTAATAAACCGGAGGAAGGTGGGGATGACGTCAAATCATCATGCCCCTTATGACCTGGGCTACACACGTGCTACAATGGTCGGTACAACGAGTTGCGAGCCGGTGACGGCAAGCTAATCTCTGAAAGCCGATCTCAGTTCGGATTGGAGGCTGCAACTCGCCTCCATGAAGTCGGAATCGCTAGTAATCGCGGATCAGCACGCCGCGGTGAATACGTTCCCGGGCCTTGTACACACCGCCCGTCACACCACGAGAGTTTGTAACACCCGAAGTCGGTGAGGTAACCTTTTAGGGGCCAGCCGCCTAAGGTGGGATGGATGATTGGGGTGAAGTCGTAACAAGGTAGCCGTATCGGAAGGTGCGGCTGGATCACCTCCTTTCTAAGGAAAAACGCAAAGCACATTAGGGGGAACTTCTTGTTTAGTTTTGAGAGGGTAAGTGGGGCCTTAGCTCAGCTGGGAGAGCGCCTGCTTTGCACGCAGGAGGTCAGCGGTTCGATCCCGCTAGGCTCCATTAAAACAGGATACTAACAGACGGTTCGCTTGCGAATACTTCTGTAGAAGATTATCTATTTTTCTAAGAAGTCAGTCTGGAGTTCAACTTCATATCTTGTTTAAGACAAGGAAGTCTATAAAATCCACTTAGGATATGTTAAGTATCCTAGAGATGGTTCATTGACAATTGAATAGCTAGTAAAAGCCCTATAGCGCAGCTATAGGGAAACAAAAAAGAAACCGAGACGCTGAAAAGCCAGAGAAACGAGAAATAAGGTTAAGTTAATAAGGGCGCACGGTGGATGCCTAGGCACTAGGAGCCGATGAAGGACGTGACGAACGACGACATGCTTTGGGGAGCTGTAAGTAAGCCTTGATCCAGAGATATCCGAATGGGGGAACCCAACAGGTAATGCCTGTTATCCATAACTGTTAAGGTTATGAGAAGGAAGACGCAGTGAACTGAAACATCTCAGTAGCTGCAGGAAGAGAAAGCAAGAGCGATTGCCTCAGTAGCGGCGAGCGAAGAGGCAGGAGGGCAAACCAGAGTGTTTACACTCTGGGGTTGTAGGACTGCGATAAAGCAGCCAAGGGAATAGAAGAAGACTCTGGGAAGAGTCGCCAGAGAGAGTAAGAGCCTCGTATTTGAAATTCACTTGATGCCAAGCAGGATCCTGAGTACGGCGGGACACGAGGAATCCCGTCGGAATCTGGGAGGCCCATCTCCCAACCCTAAATACTCCCTAGTGACCGATAGTGAACCAGTACCGTGAGGGAAAGGTGAAAAGCACCCCGGAAGGGGAGTGAAAGAGAACCTGAAACCGTGTGCTTACAAGAAGTTCGAGCCCGTTAATGGGTGAGAGCGTGCCTTTTGTAGAATGAACCGGCGAGTTACGTTTACGTGCGAGGTTAAGTTGAAGAGACGGAGCCGTAGGGAAACCGAGTCTGAAAAGGGCGGTTAAGTACGTAGATGTAGACCCGAAACCAAGTGACCTACCCATGAGCAGGTTGAAGGTGCGGTAAAACGCACTGGAGGACCGAACCAGGACACGTTGAAAAGTGTTTGGATGACTTGTGGGTAGCGGAGAAATTCCAAACGAACTTGGAGATAGCTGGTTCTCTCCGAAATAGCTTTAGGGCTAGCGTCGGTCGCGAGACTCTTGGAGGTAGAGCACTGTTTGATTGAGGGGTCCATCCCGGATTACCAATCTCAGATAAACTCCGAATGCCAACGAGTTAAGACCGGCAGTCAGACTGCGAGTGCTAAGATCCGTAGTCGAAAGGGAAACAGCCCAGACCACCAGCTAAGGTCCCCAAATAATTGTTAAGTGGAAAAGGATGTGGGGTTGCACAGACAACTAGGATGTTAGCTTAGAAGCAGCTATTCATTCAAAGAGTGCGTAATAGCTCACTAGTCGAGTGACCCTGCGCCGAAAATGTACCGGGGCTGAAACAATTTACCGAAGCTGTGGATCCCTTAGGGGATGGTAGGAGAGCGTTCTATGTGCGCAGAAGGTGTACCGCAAGGAGCGCTGGAGTGCATAGAAGTGAGAATGCCGGTATGAGTAGCGTAAGACAGGTGAGAATCCTGTCCACCGTAAGACTAAGGATTCCAGGGGAAGGCTCGTCCGCCCTGGGTTAGTCGGGACCTAAGGAGAGACCGATAGGTGTATCCGATGGGCAACAGGTTGATATTCCTGTACTAGAGTATTGAGTGAAGGAGGGACGCAGCAGGCTAACTAGAGCGTGCGATTGGAAGAGCACGTCCAAGCAGTGAGGTGAGGACTGAGTCAAATGCTTAGTTCTGCGCCACCAAGCTGTGACGGGGAGCGAAGTTTAGTAGCGAAGCTAGTGATGTCACTCTGCCAAGAAAAGCTTCTAGCGTTAATGAATACTCTACCCGTACCGCAAACCGACACAGGTAGTCGAGGCGAGTAGCCTCAGGTGAGCGAGCGAACTCTCGTTAAGGAACTCGGCAAAATGGCCCCGTAACTTCGGGAGAAGGGGCGCTGGCGATAAGTCAGCCGCAGTGAAAAGGCCCAAGCAACTGTTTATCAAAAACACAGCTCTCTGCGAAATCGCAAGATGAAGTATAGGGGGTGACGCCTGCCCGGTGCTGGAAGGTTAAGAGGAGCGCTTAGACGTTTGTCGAAGGTGTGAATTGAAGCCCCAGTAAACGGCGGCCGTAACTATAACGGTCCTAAGGTAGCGAAATTCCTTGTCGGGTAAGTTCCGACCCGCACGAAAGGCGTAATGATTTGGGCACTGTCTCAACGAGAGACTCGGTGAAATTTTAGTACCTGTGAAGATGCAGGTTACCCGCGACAGGACGGAAAGACCCCATGGAGCTTTACTGCAGTTTGATATTGCGTATCTGTTACACATGTACAGGATAGGTAGGAGCCAAGGAAGAGTGAACGCTAGTTTACTTGGAGGCGATGTTGGGATACTACCCTTGTGTGATGGCTACTCTAACCCGGTAGGTTGATCATCTACGGAGACAGTGTCTGACGGGCAGTTTGACTGGGGCGGTCGCCTCCTAAAGTGTAACGGAGGCGCCCAAAGGTTCCCTCAGACTGGTTGGAAATCAGTCGCAGAGTGTAAAGGTATAAGGGAGCTTGACTGCGAGACAGACAAGTCGAGCAGGGACGAAAGTCGGGCTTAGTGATCCGGTGGTACCGTATGGAAGGGCCATCGCTCAACGGATAAAAGCTACCCTGGGGATAACAGGCTTATCTCCCCCAAGAGTTCACATCGACGGGGAGGTTTGGCACCTCGATGTCGGCTCGTCGCATCCTGGGGCTGTAGTCGGTCCCAAGGGTTGGGCTGTTCGCCCATTAAAGCGGCACGCGAGCTGGGTTCAGAACGTCGTGAGACAGTTCGGTCCCTATCCGTCGCGGGCGAAGGAAATTTGAGAGGATCTGCTCCTAGTACGAGAGGACCAGAGTGGACTTACCGCTGGTGTACCAGTTGTTCTGCCAAGAGCATCGCTGGGTAGCTAAGTAGGGAGGGGATAAACGCTGAAAGCATCTAAGTGTGAAGCCCCCCTCAAGATGAGATTTCCCATAACGTTCAGTTAGTAAGAGCCCTGAGAGAAGAACAGGTAGATAGGTTGGGAGTGGAAGCGTTGTGAGACGTGAAGCGGACCAATACTAATCGCTCGAGGACTTATCCAAAAATAAGTGACTAAGGGCGTAAAATCCGCCTGAAAAATAGGAAATGGGTGCAGTGTTTGATGGACACCAGACCATTTCTCTTTTTTCCAAGGATTTAGCCCGAGTACCATTTTTTAAAGAAAGCAGGCGCAGCGTCGGTTTCAGTGGCTAGCTATTCAATCGTGAGTGAGCGATCACGCTTGTTAAGTGATGATAGCCTAGGGGAGACACCTGTACCCATGCCGAACACAGCAGTTAAGCCCTAGCACGCCTGAAGTAGTTGGGGGTTGCCCCCTGTGAGATAGGGTCATCGCTTAGCAAGAGGGAGTTTAGCTCAGTTGGGAGAGCATCTGCCTTACAAGCAGAGGGTCAGCGGTTCGAGCCCGTTAACTCCCATAACTAAGTAACTAAAGTGATTAGTTAGAGGTCCCGTGGTGTAGCGGTTATCACGTCGCCCTGTCACGGCGAAGATCGCGGGTTCGATTCCCGTCGGGACCGTCTTTTTCTGAAAAGAGAGGGATCATCGACTCGTTAGCTCAGTTGGTAGAGCATTTGACTTTTAATCAAAGGGTCACTGGTTCGAGCCCAGTACGGGTCATCAAGAGATGCGGGTGTGGCGGAATTGGCAGACGCACCAGATTTAGGATCTGGCGCTTAAGGGCGTGGGGGTTCAAGTCCCTTCACCCGCATATAGAGGAGATAGGCCGGCTTAGCTCAGTTGGTAGAGCATCTGATTTGTAATCAGAGGGTCGCGTGTTCAAGTCATGTAGCCGGCATTGCGAACGTAGTTCAGTGGTAGAACATCACCTTGCCAAGGTGGGGGTCGCGGGTTCGAATCCTATACGTAGGTTGACTTATAACATATCCAGAGAGAAGGCTACCCTTGACCTTCTCTTTTATGGCTCCTTGTCAACTGTAATAAGTGATTGATAAAGCGTGCGAGAGAATCAGATTGGTTCTCTCTTTTGTGATGTTCAAATTTTTAGTAGCTAATATAACTAAAAACACTCCTAAGTTGGACTTTTGTATCCAATTTTAGAAGTGCTTACAAGTGAATTGCTTTTAAATTACCATTATTTGAAAAGTTACAAATCTATGTCCAATTCATAAGGGAGAATAATAGTTTCTCTGCCATTATTATCAATAATTTGAACGATTTCTGGATAGAAAGGGTCAAATTTGGTTGCATAGTCAGATACAATAACGGTTTTACTGTATTTATCGTAGTACTTAAAACTCAGTTGCCCTTGATTATTCACTAATTGAAAGGTTAAAAGAGTGTCAAGTGTGAAAACGTCTTTTAAGTTATTATCAAGAATTTCCCAAAAAACATCAATCAATTCGGGAGGTAAACTTGTTACCACACCAAAACTTGCATACCGTCCCTTTGTATTTGTAAAGGCCATGATATAAGAGACTCCTTTCTATAAAAAAGAAAGCACCACTGAAGTGCTTTTTGACAACTTTAACGATTCTTAAGTTCAAGATAACGTTTGTACCAAATATTGATATAGGATTGTGAAAAGGGTCCTTTACCATTATTAATCCAGTCTACTAAAATTTTGACGTTTTCTTTCAAAATGTAGTCAATATCAGAAGAATATCCCATTTTTTGTTTATGTAACTCATATTCATCAACATCTAGAAGTTTTTTTTCACCATCTGCAAAAACCTTAACATCTAAATCATAATCGATATACTTTAATGCTTCTTGATCCATTATATAAGGACTAGCTAAGTTGCAATAGTAAGAAACGCCATTATCTCGAATCATTGCGATGATATTAAACCAGAATTTTTTATGAAAGTAAACAATAGCTGGTTCGCGGGTTACCCATCGTCTCCCATCACTTTCAGTGACTAGCGTATGATCATTAACACCAATAACGGCATTTTCTGTTGTTTTTAGTACCATAGTGTCGCGCCAAGTTCGGTGCAAACTACCATCATGCTTATAACTTTGAATTGTAATAAAGTCGCCTTCCTTAGGTAATTTCATTGCCTTACCAACTTTCTACAATTAAGCTTGTCTTTTACAGTTTAACATAATTTCAAGAAAAAAGCATTTTTTTCTGTCAGAAAGGTTACAAATACTCCCGTAAGGCATTTTTAATAGCATCAAAGGCAAAGCCTTTTCTGGCTAAGCTTTGTGTCAGGCGTTGTCTGAGTTCATAATTTTCATATTTTTTACTATATTTCCGATATTGTTTATCTAGTTCTTTATAAATAAGTTCTTCTTCATTTTCAGAATTGTTTTCAATATCTAAATCTTCAAGAGCTATTTGGGCTTCTTGATAGGAAAATCCTTTGGTCGTTAAGGCTTGCTTGAGTTTATCCTTGAGAGCTCTTTTTGGGAGCTTACTTTGATATTTTTTAAGGAGTTTTTGGGCCGTTTTAATGCAAATACTGCTGAAATCAAAATCTTTTAACATGTCTTCAATTAATTGAGATTCGATTCCTTTTTGAAGTAATTTCTGTTTAAGGATAAAGGCGCCTTTATCACCAGAATGAAGATTTTGCTGCAATATATTGTCGATATATTTACTGTCATCAAGCCACTTTTCCTCTTTTAATTGGGTGAGAATCTGAGGAATAACAGTAGTGTTAATATCATGTCTTATCAGATAATCTTTGACTTCTTTTTCCGTGCGCTGTTTAAAAGAAAGATAATACAGAGCAAGGTTTTTACCATAAGAAAATTGGGCAAAGGTCTTGATTTCTTCTAGTTGCTCAGGAAGAATTTCCTTATTCTTGCTGAGCATAAAATGGACAATGGTATCTTCAGTGATATAGAAATGTTCAGCTTCATCAATTTCAATCAGATAAAGTCTTTTTTTCTTTTCAATTTTAGTAATTTTCATGCCTTTATTATAGCAGAAAATGATAGAATAGTAGTATGAATTTACGAGTAAAACAAAAGATTCCCTTGAAAATCAAGAGAATGGGAATTAACGGTGAAGGAATTGGCTTTTATAAGAGAACCTTAGTTTTTGTTCCCGGTGCTCTGAAAGGTGAAGAGATTTTTTGTCAAATAACCAGTGTTAAACACAATTTCGTGCAAGCCAGACTATTGACCATCAATAAAAAATCTAAATTTCGGGTGCGGCCTGCTTGTCCTATTTATGAGGAATGTGGCGGCTGTCAAATCATGCATTTACGTTATGATAAACAATTGGATTTCAAAAAAGATTTGCTAAAGCAAGCTTTGAAAAAATTTAAGCCGCAAGGTTATGAGACCTATGACATTCGAGCGACAATTGGAATGGAACACCCTCAGCATTATCGCGCCAAGTTACAATTTCAGACGAGAAAATTTGGCGGTTCTGTTAGAGCGGGACTTTTCAAAGAGCAAAGTCATCATTTGGTAGATATTAAAGATTGTTTGATACAAGATGAGCTGACCCAAAAAATCGTCAATCGAGTCTGTCAGCTTTTGGACGACTACAATATCCCTGTTTATGACGAACGGCGTCATTTTGCTGGTGTCAGAACTATCATGGTCAGAAAGTCACAAGCCACCAATCAAGTTCAGTTGATTTTTGTAACCAGTAAGGAAGTTAATCTCGTCGGAATTATTCGTGATTTGACAGGATATTTTCCAGAAATTAAGACGGTTGCCGTTAATTTTAATTCCAGCAAATCCAGTGCTATTTATGGTCAGAAAACAGAAATTCTCTGGGGTATTGATAGCATATCAGAGGAAGTTTTAGATTATTCCTTTTCTTTATCTCCCAGAGCCTTTTATCAACTTAATCCTCAGCAGACGCAAGTTCTTTATCATCAAGCACTTCAAGCTCTTGATGTGACTGCAGAAGATCATTTAATTGATGCTTACTGTGGTGTCGGTAGTATTGGTCTTGCTTTTGCTAATAAAGTAAAATCAGTTAGAGGGATGGATATTATTCCTGAAGCTATTACAGATGCTAAAAGAAATGCTGAGCGTATGGGATACACAAACACCTATTATGAAATGGGGAAAGCCGAAAATGTTATTCCAAAATGGTACAAAGACGGCTATCAAGCATCGGCGCTTATTGTTGATCCACCTAGAACAGGACTTGATGAGAAACTTTTAAAAACTCTGCTAACCTATCAGCCAGAAAAAATGGTTTATGTCTCTTGTAATGTTTCAACTCTTGCCAGAGATTTGGTTCAATTGGTTAAAGTCTATGAAGTCAATTATATCCAATCGGTCGATATGTTCCCTCATACAGCAAGAACTGAGGCTGTTGTTAAATTAGTAAAACGAAAACAAAATAGTTGTTCTAAAAAAAGTAAGGAAGTAAAATGACAAAAACAATCACTTTAATTTATATTAGTTTAAGCGGCAATACCAAAAGTTTTGTAGCTCGCTTGACAAACTATCTACAGTCAAAAACGGACTTAACAATTCATTCTGTCAATGTCAAAGATTTAGTTAAAGATCAGGCAGATTATTTTGCCCTATCTGATTATTTTGTTGCTTTCTTACCAACCTATCTTGAAGGTGGAAATGGTCTTGACAGTGGGGATATTGAAATTTTGACAACCCCTTTACGAGAGTTCATAGCTTTTGCAGATAATTATCGTTATTGCTATGGCATTGTTGGTTCAGGCAATAAAAATTTTAACAATCAATATTGTCTGACGGCTAAGCAGTATGCTGAACAATTCGGTTTTCCTGTTCTTGATAATTTTGAATTGCGCGGTCTGGCCGATGATGTTGAACGTGTTGGTGATAAGATTTTAGCCTTATACGCAGTTAACTAATATTTTTATTTAAGAACAAGTAAATCAACAAGCAACAATAGAAAAAAGGAACTGAGATAAATTTTCAGATCCTTTTTCAATTATCGTTATTGTTACCGCCCACCGGACATTGTGAAATTTTGATTAGAATTATTTTCTTGATTTTAAAACATTTAAGTTATGTTGGTTATTAAAAATAAACCTATAAGTTGTTTGATATTGTATAGTTATTGTTATACAATAGAACTATAAAGAAAAAGGTGAGGTATTAATATGTCAACTATAGCTATTCGTGTTGATGACGAATTAAAGGAAAAAGCAACAGAGCTTTATAAGGAATTGGGTCTTGATATGTCAACAGCTGTTAAGCTTTTTTTGACACAAAGTGTAAAAACAAGAAGTATTCCTTTTGAGATTAAAGATTCTTCTGCAGATGATTTGCTTAATAAGCGTTTAACTGATTTGATTATGGAAAATGCTGAAACAGTGAAAACAATTGATTTAGATAATTCAGATTAGATTTGATAGTGAGATAGTGCTAGCTTTAAGTATAACGAGTCAATATTCTTTAAAATCAGTAAATATTAGGCAGAAATATTTTAGAATTATGGATTGTTCTGAGGCAGGATTAAAAAAACCGTCTTGGGTTGATACTATCAATATTTTACGATTTAGTCCGTCTACTTTTAGTCATTTTCGAGTTATTGGAAAACTTACTCAAAGGGATAAGATAAGATTTGTGAAATTTTATGTGGATCGTAGGAAAGGATAGGAAGAATGAAAAAGGTTTTGACTTTGTTAACGGTTTTTGGATGGCAATGATATTGGTGGCTTGTTTGTCTGGCAGCAATACTGAACATAAAACTTCTGTTTCTAATATGGATGGAACATATTATGAGTTTTATAAGCTTAAGAAAGTAATTGGATAATTTCTAAGCGAGGGGTTATAGAAATATTAAATGATACATTAATGTGGACGATAGAGCATAAAAATCAGTATTCTCTTAATAAGAAAAAGAAAACGACTAGTGTGAATGAACTGCACCTCATAAGTTAGACAAAAATCTAATGATTGGGGTGTTTTTATTATGAAACTAAGTTATGAAGATAAGATTTAAATTGGGGTTAAAATTGGGGTGCCATTGTTAAAAAGGCTCTAAAAAAGCCGACCTAATAGGAATTAGGTCGGTCAAGTTTCATGCCACCACCGAGAATCGAACTCGGAACGGAGCATTACCATTGCTCTATTATACCATTTAACTATAGCGGCGACTCATCTATCATACTATAAAATAATGAAGAATGCAAGGAGGGAAACTTAATATCATTTGTTCATTAATTTAAATTAGAAAACGAAATGGCTATCTCTTTTTCTCTTAAAATGGTATAATAACAGTTACAGAATTTTTTACAAGGAAGATATGATGTCATACGAACAGGAATTTTTACGAGAATTTGAAGCTTGGGTCAATTCACAAGTGACCATTAACGAAATGGCCATGAATGCTAGTCGTAAAATCATTGAAGAAGATAAAGATGAGCGTGCAGCAGATGCCTATATTCGTTATGAAAGCAAACTGGATGCCTATAAATTTATCCAAGGAAAATTTGAAAATTATAAGGCTGGCAAAGGATTTCACGATATACCAGACGGTCTTTTTGGTGAGAGAAATTATTGATTTCTAAAGGTTAATCTGATAAAATAAGGTCATTCAGAGGTGTTTTGAATTCCATTTGTTATAGGAAGCGGCGTTACTGGGAAATCCGCACAAATGTCGAAACTGGTTGCTGATGTGATTTTTTGAAATAAAATGAGTTGCGGGTCTAGCCCGAAACTGGGTGGTACCGCGGAGATCATAGAATGACATTCGTCCCTGTCAATTGGCAGGGACGGTTTTTGGTAGGAAAGAGCACATACCAGTTTACTGGGAAAAAGGTTGCAAGGCAATCACTGTACGGACTTGGTTTATGGACTGTTGGAGAAGGAATGGGAGGAAAGTATTGTTTGAAACAAGTGATAATATTAATCAATTTATTCGTACATTAAGAGACTTAAACGAAATTATTGAAAAAAGAGCAAAGCTTAATTTACTGGATAATGCGGTGTTAGCAGAATCTTTTTATAAAGAAATTTTAAATGCTTTATTTTCTTGGAAGTTAGAAAATTTAAATATTGAACAGTCCAATTTTGAAGCAATTGATTTAATTGATGATAAAAATAAAATTGTTGTTCAAATTTCATGTACTTGTGAGAATCAAAAAGTGCATGGTACTATTTCTAAAGA
This region of Streptococcus mutans genomic DNA includes:
- a CDS encoding DUF960 domain-containing protein, which encodes MAFTNTKGRYASFGVVTSLPPELIDVFWEILDNNLKDVFTLDTLLTFQLVNNQGQLSFKYYDKYSKTVIVSDYATKFDPFYPEIVQIIDNNGRETIILPYELDIDL
- a CDS encoding DUF402 domain-containing protein produces the protein MKLPKEGDFITIQSYKHDGSLHRTWRDTMVLKTTENAVIGVNDHTLVTESDGRRWVTREPAIVYFHKKFWFNIIAMIRDNGVSYYCNLASPYIMDQEALKYIDYDLDVKVFADGEKKLLDVDEYELHKQKMGYSSDIDYILKENVKILVDWINNGKGPFSQSYINIWYKRYLELKNR
- the recX gene encoding recombination regulator RecX — encoded protein: MKITKIEKKKRLYLIEIDEAEHFYITEDTIVHFMLSKNKEILPEQLEEIKTFAQFSYGKNLALYYLSFKQRTEKEVKDYLIRHDINTTVIPQILTQLKEEKWLDDSKYIDNILQQNLHSGDKGAFILKQKLLQKGIESQLIEDMLKDFDFSSICIKTAQKLLKKYQSKLPKRALKDKLKQALTTKGFSYQEAQIALEDLDIENNSENEEELIYKELDKQYRKYSKKYENYELRQRLTQSLARKGFAFDAIKNALREYL
- the rlmD gene encoding 23S rRNA (uracil(1939)-C(5))-methyltransferase RlmD, producing MNLRVKQKIPLKIKRMGINGEGIGFYKRTLVFVPGALKGEEIFCQITSVKHNFVQARLLTINKKSKFRVRPACPIYEECGGCQIMHLRYDKQLDFKKDLLKQALKKFKPQGYETYDIRATIGMEHPQHYRAKLQFQTRKFGGSVRAGLFKEQSHHLVDIKDCLIQDELTQKIVNRVCQLLDDYNIPVYDERRHFAGVRTIMVRKSQATNQVQLIFVTSKEVNLVGIIRDLTGYFPEIKTVAVNFNSSKSSAIYGQKTEILWGIDSISEEVLDYSFSLSPRAFYQLNPQQTQVLYHQALQALDVTAEDHLIDAYCGVGSIGLAFANKVKSVRGMDIIPEAITDAKRNAERMGYTNTYYEMGKAENVIPKWYKDGYQASALIVDPPRTGLDEKLLKTLLTYQPEKMVYVSCNVSTLARDLVQLVKVYEVNYIQSVDMFPHTARTEAVVKLVKRKQNSCSKKSKEVK
- the nrdI gene encoding class Ib ribonucleoside-diphosphate reductase assembly flavoprotein NrdI, which translates into the protein MTKTITLIYISLSGNTKSFVARLTNYLQSKTDLTIHSVNVKDLVKDQADYFALSDYFVAFLPTYLEGGNGLDSGDIEILTTPLREFIAFADNYRYCYGIVGSGNKNFNNQYCLTAKQYAEQFGFPVLDNFELRGLADDVERVGDKILALYAVN
- a CDS encoding type II toxin-antitoxin system RelB/DinJ family antitoxin; amino-acid sequence: MSTIAIRVDDELKEKATELYKELGLDMSTAVKLFLTQSVKTRSIPFEIKDSSADDLLNKRLTDLIMENAETVKTIDLDNSD
- a CDS encoding DUF1912 family protein, translating into MSYEQEFLREFEAWVNSQVTINEMAMNASRKIIEEDKDERAADAYIRYESKLDAYKFIQGKFENYKAGKGFHDIPDGLFGERNY